One window of the Camelina sativa cultivar DH55 chromosome 1, Cs, whole genome shotgun sequence genome contains the following:
- the LOC104791398 gene encoding lysM domain-containing GPI-anchored protein 2, whose amino-acid sequence METSRYTLPLLLVSLPFFLSLSAQMTGDFKCSGSTSTCMSLVGYSSKNPTTLRNIQTLFAVKNLRSILGANNLPLDTTPDQRVNPDQVVRIPIHCSCSNGTGVSNRDIEYTIKKDDTLYLVATEVFGGLVTYQKIADMNKIPDPSKIDVGQKFWIPLPCSCDKLKDEDVVHYAHVVKEGSSLGEIAAQFGTDNMTLAQLNGISSAVQLLANYPLNVPLKACSSSVRNDSLDAPLLLSNNSYAFTANTCIKCSCDASKNWTLSCEPSSQVKPSNSTWATCPPSRCEGAEGLFLGNTTTTSTSSSCGPRTCAYAGYSKQTIFTVLTPTCPDSASPGSGNYASTFSPRFNFVLVLIQCALLCLYLL is encoded by the exons ATGGAAACTTCCCGTTATACCCTTCCTCTTCTCCTAGTCTCCCTccccttcttcctctctctctccgccCAAATGACCGGAGACTTTAAATGCAGCGGCTCGACCTCCACGTGTATGTCTCTCGTTGGTTACTCAAGCAAGAACCCAACAACGTTGCGTAATATCCAAACCCTTTTCGCCGTAAAGAACCTCCGTTCGATCCTCGGAGCTAACAATCTCCCACTCGACACCACACCTGACCAGCGCGTGAACCCGGATCAAGTCGTGCGTATCCCAATCCATTGCTCTTGCTCCAACGGAACAGGTGTATCGAACAGAGACATCGAGTACACCATCAAGAAAGACGACACGCTTTACCTTGTCGCAACTGAGGTGTTCGGAGGTCTGGTTACGTACCAGAAGATCGCTGATATGAACAAAATTCCCGACCCAAGTAAAATTGATGTTGGTCAAAAGTTTTGGATCCCTTTGCCCTGTAGCTGCGATAAGTTGaaagatgaagatgttgttcaCTACGCTCATGTGGTCAAAGAAGGGAGCTCCCTCGGTGAGATCGCTGCTCAGTTTGGAACGGACAACATGACGCTGGCTCAGCTCAATGGAATCTCCAGCGCCGTTCAGCTTCTTGCTAATTATCCACTCAACGTCCCTCTCaaag CTTGTAGCTCTTCTGTGAGGAACGACTCGTTGGATGCTCCTCTGCTTCTGTCTAACAACTCATACGCCTTCACTGCAAACACTTGCATCAAGTGTTCCTGTGATGCTTCAAAGAATTGGAC TTTAAGCTGTGAACCATCATCTCAGGTTAAGCCTTCGAATTCGACATGGGCAACTTGCCCGCCTTCACGGTGCGAAGGAGCTGAGGGTTTGTTTCTAGGCAACACGACTACTACGTCGACTAGCAGCTCTTGCGGACCTCGTACTTGCGCCTATGCTGGTTACTCCAAACAAACCATCTTCACCGTACTTACCCCAACTTGTCCAG ATTCTGCAAGTCCTGGTAGTGGTAACTATGCGTCAACGTTCAGCCCAAGGTTCAATTTCGTGTTGGTGTTGATTCAGTGTGCGCTGCTTTGTCTCTATCTTCTCTAG